One genomic region from Hoeflea algicola encodes:
- a CDS encoding Na+/H+ antiporter subunit C, producing the protein MEPIFALLVGALFTVAIYLFLSKHIIRVLMGAAILSNGVNLLIFTAGRVTREVPPIIPHGADTLTGAAANPLPQALILTAIVISFSFFAFLLVLSYRTFHELKTDDSDEMRVAEPVGEPVPPLGY; encoded by the coding sequence ATGGAACCGATCTTTGCCTTGCTGGTGGGTGCGCTGTTTACCGTCGCCATCTACCTGTTCCTTTCCAAGCACATCATCCGTGTGCTGATGGGCGCGGCCATCCTCAGCAATGGTGTCAATTTGCTGATTTTCACGGCTGGCCGGGTCACCCGTGAGGTGCCGCCGATCATTCCCCATGGTGCCGACACGCTAACCGGTGCGGCCGCCAACCCGCTGCCGCAGGCGCTGATCCTGACGGCGATCGTGATTTCGTTTTCATTCTTCGCGTTTCTCCTGGTGCTGAGTTACCGGACTTTTCATGAATTGAAGACCGATGACAGCGACGAGATGCGTGTGGCCGAACCGGTGGGCGAGCCGGTGCCGCCGCTTGGTTATTAG
- a CDS encoding Na(+)/H(+) antiporter subunit B — MRTVIFRSIAPYLTSLMVLFSIFVLLRGHNEPGGGFIGGLIAASALAIYGIACGVAPVRRAIYFHPMGIAAFGLFMSAMSGVLSMLAGVPYMTGLWIYPKLFGVEVPLSTVLTFDIGVYLVVVGAISSIALALEERDRD, encoded by the coding sequence ATGCGCACCGTAATCTTCCGTTCGATCGCCCCTTATCTCACCAGCCTGATGGTGTTGTTTTCGATCTTCGTGCTGCTGCGCGGCCATAATGAGCCCGGCGGCGGCTTCATCGGCGGCCTGATCGCAGCCTCCGCGCTGGCCATCTACGGCATTGCCTGTGGCGTCGCCCCGGTGCGCCGGGCGATCTATTTCCACCCGATGGGTATCGCCGCCTTCGGTCTGTTCATGTCGGCCATGTCAGGTGTGCTGTCGATGCTTGCCGGCGTGCCATACATGACCGGGCTTTGGATCTATCCGAAACTGTTTGGCGTGGAAGTGCCGCTGTCGACCGTGCTGACCTTCGATATCGGCGTCTATCTGGTTGTCGTCGGCGCCATCAGTTCGATCGCATTGGCGCTCGAGGAAAGGGACCGCGACTGA
- a CDS encoding putative monovalent cation/H+ antiporter subunit A → MSAAAPGTTFIVLMLPFLAALVAPWLTRRLGHNAAWLLALAPLAIFIHFLGFSAEIANGEIVTGGFKWVPSYNVSFSWLIDGLSMTFALLISGIGALIMLYSGGYLKGNDQLGRFFSFMLLFMGAMLGVVISDSFLMLFVYWELTSITSFLLIGFDHTREASRRAALQALVVTGGGGLALLAGLLVIWNITGVSQISLLLVLGDDLRDSPFYLAALILVLGGAFSKSAQFPLHFWLPNAMEAPTPVSAYLHSATMVKAGVYLLMRLNPVLGDTVWWETILPVFGGTTLIVGSLLAIRQTDLKIMLAYTTVASLGLMVMLTGFGSEHAIAAAVLYLLAHSLFKGALFMVAGLIDHGTGTRDVTRLGGLRKAMPITFVAAMVAAVSMGGLPPMFGFLAKEEVYAALWAADAWSLFFVAVAVVGNGLMFVAGFVVAIKPFFGPEVKTPKHAHEGPILLWLGPLTLGAVGLIGAIASPYAHRLFTSPMTSAVVGEPEMVTISLIPHIGVPLALSLVTIVFGIVVYRLFDRARDMVARVLAAIGWGPDRGFDQFIFGLVRLSSSITRVLQPGRLDIYMTMTFIMIAIAFLGPMAWYGEWPSMPVWPKDAQFHELVVIAIAFIGILAVINARDRLTAIVSLGIQGFAVALIFMLFGAPDLSFTQFMVETLAVVILALVMTRLKLTAVDHRPTREKVSDMSVALACGTGFALYLLAVTQQPFNSYLSDFFSAYSKVVAHGANVVNVIIVDFRGTDTLGEIAVVMVTGLAILSLIRIRTPRVVVADNDPDRREEAG, encoded by the coding sequence ATGAGCGCCGCCGCGCCAGGTACGACTTTTATTGTGTTGATGTTGCCGTTTCTCGCGGCGCTTGTGGCTCCGTGGCTGACCCGGCGTCTGGGGCATAATGCAGCCTGGTTGCTGGCGCTGGCGCCATTGGCGATTTTCATTCACTTTCTCGGTTTTTCTGCAGAGATAGCCAATGGCGAGATTGTCACCGGCGGCTTCAAATGGGTGCCGTCCTACAATGTCAGTTTCTCCTGGCTGATCGACGGCCTGTCGATGACATTCGCGCTGTTGATCTCCGGCATCGGCGCGCTGATCATGCTCTATTCCGGCGGCTATCTCAAAGGCAACGATCAACTGGGTCGGTTCTTCTCCTTCATGCTTTTGTTCATGGGAGCGATGCTCGGCGTCGTCATTTCCGACAGTTTCCTGATGCTGTTTGTCTATTGGGAACTGACCTCCATCACCTCGTTTCTGCTGATCGGTTTTGATCACACCCGCGAAGCCTCGCGCCGCGCCGCACTGCAGGCGCTGGTGGTTACCGGCGGTGGCGGTCTGGCCTTGCTGGCAGGGCTGCTGGTGATCTGGAACATCACCGGTGTCAGCCAGATTTCACTGTTGCTGGTGCTCGGCGATGATCTGCGCGACAGCCCGTTCTATCTGGCTGCGCTGATCCTGGTGCTCGGCGGCGCGTTTTCGAAATCGGCGCAGTTCCCGCTGCATTTTTGGTTGCCCAACGCCATGGAGGCGCCGACCCCGGTGTCGGCCTATCTGCATTCCGCCACCATGGTCAAAGCCGGTGTCTATCTGTTGATGCGGCTCAATCCGGTGTTGGGCGACACTGTCTGGTGGGAAACCATCCTCCCGGTGTTTGGCGGCACCACCCTGATTGTCGGATCGCTGCTCGCCATCCGCCAGACTGACCTCAAGATCATGCTGGCCTATACCACCGTCGCCTCGCTGGGGCTGATGGTGATGCTGACCGGTTTCGGCTCCGAACATGCGATCGCCGCCGCCGTGCTCTATTTGCTGGCCCATTCGCTGTTCAAGGGCGCACTGTTCATGGTCGCTGGCCTGATCGACCATGGAACCGGCACGCGCGACGTCACCCGGCTTGGCGGATTGCGCAAGGCGATGCCGATCACCTTTGTCGCCGCCATGGTCGCGGCCGTGTCGATGGGCGGTCTGCCGCCGATGTTCGGCTTCCTCGCCAAGGAAGAAGTCTATGCCGCGCTGTGGGCGGCTGATGCCTGGTCGCTGTTCTTCGTTGCGGTCGCCGTGGTTGGCAACGGGTTGATGTTCGTGGCCGGCTTCGTGGTCGCCATCAAGCCGTTCTTCGGCCCGGAGGTCAAAACCCCGAAACATGCCCATGAGGGTCCAATCCTGCTGTGGCTCGGGCCGCTGACGCTGGGCGCCGTGGGCTTGATCGGAGCGATTGCGTCGCCATATGCCCATCGCTTGTTCACGTCGCCCATGACCAGCGCGGTTGTCGGCGAGCCGGAAATGGTGACGATCTCGCTGATCCCGCATATCGGTGTGCCGCTGGCGCTGTCGCTTGTCACCATCGTCTTCGGCATTGTCGTCTACCGGCTGTTTGACCGCGCCCGCGACATGGTCGCCCGCGTGCTTGCCGCCATCGGCTGGGGGCCGGACCGCGGCTTTGACCAGTTTATTTTCGGTCTGGTCCGGCTTTCGTCGTCCATTACCCGTGTGCTTCAGCCGGGCCGGCTCGATATTTACATGACCATGACCTTCATCATGATTGCCATCGCTTTCCTCGGCCCGATGGCCTGGTATGGCGAATGGCCGTCAATGCCGGTCTGGCCAAAGGACGCGCAGTTCCACGAACTGGTGGTCATCGCCATCGCCTTCATCGGGATTCTCGCCGTGATAAACGCCAGGGACCGGCTCACGGCGATCGTCTCGCTGGGTATTCAGGGCTTTGCCGTGGCGCTGATCTTCATGCTGTTCGGAGCGCCCGACCTGTCGTTCACCCAGTTCATGGTTGAGACCCTGGCCGTTGTCATCCTCGCTCTGGTCATGACCCGGCTGAAACTGACGGCGGTAGATCATCGTCCGACCCGGGAGAAGGTGAGCGACATGAGCGTGGCTCTGGCCTGCGGGACAGGCTTCGCGCTTTATCTGCTGGCCGTCACCCAGCAACCCTTCAACTCCTATCTGAGCGATTTCTTCTCGGCCTATTCGAAGGTCGTCGCCCACGGCGCCAATGTCGTCAACGTCATCATCGTTGATTTCCGCGGCACGGATACTTTGGGCGAGATCGCTGTGGTCATGGTCACCGGCCTGGCGATCCTGTCGCTGATCCGCATCCGCACACCGCGTGTGGTGGTCGCTGATAATGATCCCGACCGGCGCGAGGAGGCTGGCTGA